The segment AAGCATAAAGAGCTGGGTTCTGGGTAGGCTGCCTGCATTCAGATCTTGGCTCCATCCACTTCCTTTGCTAAGCACCCACGCTTCCCTAAGAACTGACTTTCTTCTCctaatggggataataagagtTCTGCCTTCATCTAAAAAGTGATCGTGATGGTCCTTGACTCACCCACATCCTAGGGGATGGTGAGATTCTCTGGAGGCAGAGAGCTTGCCTTGAGAATGACCAAGGTCCTGAGCTCTGGGGGCCAACCTGTGTAGACACCTCTGTTCCCTGGGCTTCCCAGCTGCCCTGGCCATGCACATGGCCTCTGGagaactgggggtggggcaggtctCAGGCACATACTGATTTGCTGTGAAATCTCGATGAGCTCCATCTCTGTGGGCATGTAGCCCAGTGTCCGCATGCAggctcccagctcctggcagccGATATAGCCATCCCGGTCTCGGTCAAACTCCTGGAAGGCGGCCTGCAGCTCTGCCAGGCAGGTCAGAGTCAGTCCTTCCCCCACATCCCACTGGATCCCATCCTGGATTGGACCTTCTCCCCTTGGTCCAATCATTTCCTCTTTCTAAACACCCATTTCTCtttgctgcctcagggcctttgtacatgcTATTCCTTTAATTCACTCTGCAAATATTTAAGGAACATCTGCTATGTGCCAAGCTCTGCTCTAGGTACTGGGAATATggcaatgaagaaagaaaaagaaagaaagaaaaagaaagaaagaaaggaaggaaggaggaaggaaggaagaaagaaaggaaggagggagagaaggaaggaagaaggaagaaagaaagaaaagaaaagaaaagaaaagaaagaaagaaagaaagaaagaaagggaatgaacaaaaaagaaaggaaggaaggaaagaggaaggaaggaagggggagggagaaacaaatccttgacctcatggagctcacattctggAACACTCTCCCATCCTCTTTGCTCCTTAAGTCACGTACTCAAGGAGGTCTTCCCTCTCAGTTCAGCCCCCTCTGGCCCATTTGTTCACTTCCTTGAGAGCACTTAGCACCATTTGTACTTGTAGTTGACTTACTGACGTCTGACTCCAGAGGACACAGGCCATATCTGTCCAGTTTGCCACGTTTCCCAGTGCTCAGCACTGGGCCAGGCACACAGTGGGCACCCAggaagtgtttgctgaatgaacaaataaaaaaagaggaCTGTGCCCCACCTGGCAAGTGGGACGAGGGTACTGACAGCTGGGGGTTATCTCAACCCCTCCCTGCTCAGTCTTGTCCCCATATTCTCGCATGGATCCCCTGCGGCCTCCTTGCTCCTCCTGGAACCTGCTCAGGCCCCCACCCAATGCCCCGCACTCCAGAAATTCTAGTTCTTTCCCCAACCCTTTACCTTCAATCTCCTCTGGCTGCAGCTCCCGGTCCTGAGGGGACACAGAGGGGTTAAGAATTCCCTGGACCCCCCAGGCACCTGCATCCCTTCCTCCTGTCCTTTGGGGCCCCCACAACATGCAGGCACAGGACCAGCAGTGACACTGCTCCGACCCATTCCTCCCACCATTCCTGTTGATGGACCTGGGCACCCGGCCCCTCTACCCTGGCCCCCGTGCCCACCCTTCTCTAGGGCCGGAGCTCCATTAGCCAGAGATGGATCTGGGGTTGGCAGAACCTCGGGCTTGGCCATGGGGCCTCAGTGTCAGCATAtgtctctcttgttctctctgtccctctcctggGAGCCCTGTCCCTTCCCTGCCCATCCTCTCGGTGGCTGTCTCTGCCACTTCTCTGGATTGCTCTCTgccccctcttctttctttcctggcaTGTTTCCCTGGGTCTCACCCGTGTTTGATCCCATGTCTACATACGAGCTGGGTGGCGGCGATGCTGGGCCGCAGGAAGACGCAGGCAGGCCCCACCAGGCTGCTGAGCACGGAGTAGCAGCCCTGGACACCCGGCCCAGGGCTCCCCAGCTCctcagggctggggcccaggccaTGGCGGGACCCCCTTGGCGGGGAGCCAGGCCACTGCCGGCAGTCCTGCAGCAGAGCCGGCCATGAGCTGGGACAGTGACCCCTCTCCCGCCTCCCTCACCAGCCTCTCCCATCGTTAGAACCCAGCACAGAACAGTGGACCCTCACCATCAACAACACTCTAGGCTGGAAGGGTCCACCCCCTCACTGTTCAGTTGGGCAAACCGAGGCCCAGAAAAGGCAAGAGACTTGGCCACGGTCACTCAGAAAGCCAGTGGCAGAGTGAGACCCTGAGCTCACGTGCTGAGTCTCCCAGGCCAGGACTGACTAGCAGAGGGCAGGGGAGCAGCAGGGACGGGGCAGTTGAGTGGGCAGCTGGGGGGCCTGACGAGCTCTGGCAGGGGAGGCCCATTGGCCTTCAGGAGCCAAGACCAGGACGGGCCAGAGTCTGGGGGCTGCCAGGGAAAATCTCGGTCTAGGGTGCTGGGAAcccacccctccagcccccagctgTGCTGTAACCCCAGCTCAGCCTCACACAGGGCTCTGCCCCCACCACCAGAACCTTTCAGGGTCCAGCCAGCCTTCTGGCCTTGGCTTTCCCCCTTGACCCTCCTACCTTAGGCCCCCGGTGTCGGGGCCGCTTGGCACAGTTTCCCATAGGCCCTTGAACCATGCCAGGCCTGGAGTCCTGGGGGTAGCCCAGGGCTGGGCCTCAGCGGATGCTGTGGGCTCCCACCAGCCCCCAGCCACTCCCAGTGAGAGTCTGGGAGCACTGCAGGGGATTTTCCTAGGGTTTTGTGGGGGAGATCGGGCGTGGGTGGGCAGGCGGGGAGCCCTGGGCACAGGGGCTTGGGTCCTAATCTGGGATTATCTCTGAACATCTCTGCTGGTGAGGGGGGCCACTCGGGGCGTGAGGCCCCCCTGGAAGGCACAGCCTCCCCATGCTCACTCCGGAGGGTCTTCCAGACACCCCTTCTCCAggaccctcccccccccaccactaCCCCTAATCTCTTCTAATCAGGAGAGATTTAATGTCTTCAGAAGCAGAGCCGGACCTGGGAGGAGGAAACCAGGTGGCTTCTGTGCTAGAGCGGGCTGGGTCATCTCTCCCCAGAACAGCAGACCCAGGAAGCCCCTGGCCTTCCCTGCCGGACCCTTGCTCTCACCTCAGAGCATCCACCCAGCCAGCCTGCCCTCGGCACACCTGACTGGACCTGCCCCCTGCCGCTTGTACTTGGGCAAGGAGCCGAGGGCAGCTGACTTCGGGCTCTGTGGGCTGGAAGCAGGCCTCAGTGAGGGCAGAGGCGGGGAGAGATGCCAGCCTCCCTCCTGGGCAGCTGAGTGACTGCTGACCCCTCCATCACTGTGCACGTCCGAGGTCCCCTCCCTGGGCTCAGCCCTGGGTTGGTCCAGCGGGCCCCGGTTGGGGTGTGGCATCCCCACTGTCCCCTCATGGTCCCCCAGTTGAGGATGGCCCCATACCCCGGCCCCCTTTACCTGCCCGTAGGCGGCCTGCACCTGGGTCTCCAGCTCCTTGAGGAGCGCCCGCCGTCTGGTGGCTGCTGGGCTGGCAGGGGCCCGGCTAGGCCCTGGAGTGCCCTCGGAGGGGCTGGGGTCCCCCGTAGGGAGGCTGCCATCTGCCGGGCCCTGGGGAAAGGCCATGGAGACAAGGGCTTGGCACCTCCAGCCGCCTGCGGGGCGCTGCCCCACTCCGCTCTCCAGGGTCCTGCGGAAGGACAGCTTAGTGGGCAGCTGTGGATGTGGTCCACACAGCAGGGTTCCTGCTACTCTTCTCCCCGTTCCTCGCTCCGCGGGCCGATAGCCCCCAGGCCCTCCAAGGCTCCTGTCTTTCCCAGCTCCCCAGGCCCCTCACACAGCCCCTCCCTGAAATCCTAGCCTTCCCCTGAGCTGCCACCCTCATGCTGGCCACAGACTGCGCCCCGGGGGTCCTCCGCGTCACACCGGCCTCTCTGGTTCATGGGCTCTGCGTCTCCCCACATCCTCTTCCACCTCTGATTCTGTGTTGTTCTCTGCCCCTCTCTGCCCCCTCTGCCCCGTGGGTGTCTCTCTGCGTCCGTCTCacctgccctcccctctccaccccctGTCCTCTGCTGACAATCTGTCCAGCTGTGTCTCTGTGGGTCTCTCTGCCCACTCATGCCCCATCTCTTTGTCACTCCCCTCCCTCTGTTGCGTGAGATTATTTCTGACATTGGTCTTTCTGTCTGTCCATCCTTGCCCTTCCTATTCTCCCCACCATCCCTCTTCCCAGGATGGCTCCTGGATTCTGGAAAGACCATCCCCCTCAAGCCCTGCCCCAGTCGCCCCCTGTTCTCCCCACCCAGAACCCCAGGCTACCTCTGcgctcctccccacctcctgccagCACCTCCCACCTAGCTTCTGCGGACCTCGTAGGCCAGGCAGCCCGCAGTGGCCTCTTGTGCCCCCTTGTTATGCCCCGGCCCACTTACCGTGCAGCTGCCTGCCCCTCACCTCGCCGAATGAGGTCAGTCGTCCTGCCCCGGCCCTGCTCCAGGCCCCTCATGATTTATTCACCTGCCCCCCGCATCAACCTTTGTCcaagggaaccagatcccaccaGGCACCTGCCACCTGAGCTGGTGGCTCTGGCCTCTTTCGGCCACTCACGGCCATCCATTCACGTATTTCTTTTGCAAACATCCCAGGTCTGCCGGGATCCAGCCCTGGGCCGGCTGCTGGGGCCACACGACAGACCCCGTCTGCCCTGAAGGCCCTGCTCTCAGGCACATCTAATTCAGAAAAGGGCCAAGAGACAGCCTCCAAGTGCATGGGGGCACAGACCCAGGCATCAGGAAGGCTTCATGGGGGAGAAGGGGGTATGGGGCGGCATTCTAGGCGTTGCCCACCAATGTTTAACTTGGCCCTGGGCAAGTGCCAGCATCCCTGGCAGGGATCAGCTGTGAATGTGGAGTGTTCCGGGCGCCGGCACCCAGCAGGGTCTGTGGGTGGAGGCCCtcgggagggaggcaggggtggtAATCCCTGGAAAGGGTGATGGTGGCAAGAGGCTGGAGGAAACTTCAGAGACTCAGTCTTCAGCAAATGTTGGTGAAGCCCCTGCTGTGTGGCTTCCTGGGTGCTGGGAACCAGTCCCTGCCTCAGACCGGCTGTGGAGGAGCAAGGAGTAGGGAAGGGCCCCGCAGGCAGTGGAGAGGAGGAGCGCGGGGAGCCTGCGGTGACCGGGGGCTGAGGAAGTGACCTGTGAGCCAAGGTTAGAGGGATGAAGGGAGTGGCCACAAGAAGATGGGGTGGCCATGCAGGCAGAGGGGACATCCTCCACAAAGCCCTGGGCAGGTCTGAGGATCCAAGGAAAGGCCAGGGTTGAGAGGCGAGTGGACGCCGGCCGGTGGTCTAGGATGGGAAGGGCCCATTGTGACCATTCACATTGATCATCTGGAGGCTCAGCTTCAGCATCCTTCAGCCCCTCTGCACCCCGGGTCACATGTGCTCCCGGAGGCCAGGAGTGCACTGCATCCCCGGAAACACTGCAAGCATCCCTCAGAGACAGGAATGCTCCTGTTTTCTGCAAGGTTGTAGAAAGGGCCTGCAGGCCTGGGTCCCCCAGgcatttgctgtgtgaccctaggcaaggtatttcacctctctgagccttagttttcctTATCTGGAAAGTGGAGGTGGACCTAGTCTCAGTCTCATGGTGCCTCtgtgaaaatgaaatgataaaaggCCTAGCAGGTTCCCAGCACATAAGAAGCGTTCAAAAAATGGTGGATGTCACATGTGATGAAAGATGACACGTCTAAATAACCATTTAAGAAGGTGGGAAGTATTGAGAAACGTGTGTCCCAAAGTATAAGCCAAAGGAGTGGGGACTATAACTGGTCAGGGTATAGTGGGTAGAAGTATTTTCAATGAAGGAGCAAAGCCTTGGTGTCCAGCTCCAGTGTCCAGGATGACCAGGTGGATCAGTGGTGGACAAATGAATGGACGGATGGTTGGGTGGATAGGTGGGTAGTTGGACGGGTGGCAGGATGACTTGATGGATTGGTGTTTGAATGTTTGGTGCTTGGAAGGATGGACGACTGAGTagctggatggacagatggacagatgggtggatggatgggtggatgaatggatggacagGTGGGCCGCTGACTGGATAGAAGGATAGGTAGGTGATGTGACAGGCTAGTGGTTAAACGGTTGCATAGACAGATGGACAGTTGGCTGGATAGATAGGTGGGTGAATGAAAAATGGATGGATAGACAAGCAGAGGATGATTGGGTAGGTAAATGAGTAGTAGGTGAGTAAATCGAGAGGTGGATGtcttatgttctttttttaaaaaaaattttatttatttatggctgcgttgagtcttcattgctgcgcacgggctttctctagttgtggtgagcgggtgctactcttcgttgcagtgagtgggcttctccttgcggtggcttctcttgttgcagagcatgggttctaggcgtgtgggcttcagtagttgtggcacgcgggcttcagtagttgtggcttgcgggctctagagcgcaggctcagtagttgtggcacacgggcttagttgttctgtggcatgtgggatcttcccggaccagggctcaaacttgtgtcccctgcaatggcaggtggattcttaaccattgtgccaccagcgaagtcccgagaggtggattttttttttttttttttttttgctgtacgcaggcctctcaccactgtggcctctcccgttgcggagcacaggctccggacgcgcaggctcagcggccacggctcacgggcccagccgctccgcggcacgtgggatcttcctggaccagggcacgaacctgtgtcccctgcatcggcaggcggactcccaaccactgcgccaccagggaagcctgaggtggATTTTTTGATGGACTCCTGGTCTAATGTTTGGTTGTTGGATGGCTGAATGATCGGGTAGATTGGTGtatggatggacagatagataTGTGGAGGTGGATAGATGGCTGGGTGGATGGACTGCTGGTGTAGGTCTTTATAGTCTTCATTCAAAGAGTCCATTAGGGTGGAGACCATATCTTATCTCTTTCAGTGTCTCCCATGATGTCCAGCCCACTCATTGCTGAGACACACTAATTAATGTGTGAATAAAGcctttttctttattcacctATCCACCCAggaagtggggacttccctggaagtccagtgattaagactctgcgcttccaatgcagggcgctcaggttcgatccctggttgggaaactaagatcccacacgctgcacagcatggccaaaaaaaaaaaaaaaattaataaaaataaaaacaaaacccaataagaatttctaaaaaaaaaaaaagatgtgtctgTTTATCTCCTCCTACTCTGAGCTGAGCTGTGATTCCTCTGATGGCAAACGATGTCTCCTTCTCTACTCAGTTCCCTACAAGCCAAACCCAGGCTTGGCACCTGGTAAGCACCATACACAGATCCATAttgagacaccacttcacactcactaggatAACTAAAgtgaaaaaagacagacaataacaattggtgaggatgtggagaagttggaacctTCATATGCTGCTGTTGGgtttataaaatggtgcagccactttggaaaagagtttggcagttcctcaaaatgagttaccatatgactcagcaacttCAGTCCTCAGTATATACCTCAGGGAACTGAAAACATCAGTTCACGCAAAAATTTGTACGCAAATGTATATAGCAGTGTTACTCATagtcaaaaaatgaaacaatccaaatgttcatcaatgtataaatgagtaagaaaaatgtgtatatccaaccaatggaatattatttggccataagaACAAATGATGTACTGACACGTGCTACAACGCAGATGAAGCTTGCAGACACTCTactaagtgaaagcagccagacacaaaaggccacacagtgtatgattccatttacatgaaatatccagaagaggcaaatccatagtGACAAAATAGGCGTGGGGATGAGGAGTGATGGCTAATGGGTACAGCGTTTCTTTTCggggtgatgaaaacgttctgaaattagtggtgatgattgcacaacactgaatatactaaaaaccatagaatggggctttcctggtggcgcagtggtttagagtctgcctgccagtgcaggggatgtgggttcgtgtcccggtccgggaggatcccacaatgccgcggagcggctgggcccgtgagccatggccgctgagcctgcgcatctggagcctgtgctccgcaacgggagaggccacaacagtgagaggcctgcgtaccgcaaaaaaaaaaaaaaaaaaaaaaaaaaaagtgaggctcCTGAAACCAACCAGACctgtttactagctgtgtgaccttgggaaagtcgctctgtgcttcagttccctcctctgtaaGATGGGATCTGAACAGGACCAAGTCTTAAGGTTGTAATACGTGTAAAGTTCTCAGGGCAGCCCTCAGTCCCTAAGGGTTTGCTATTATTATCAAGGAGAGAGGATGCGGAAATGGGTGTTTATTGAAATAGCATCCATTCAACAAAaagcatttatggagcacctactgtgtgctggtgCTGCGGTGCTCAGTCCTGGCCCTCTGGGGGCCCTGAGGATGCTGTGTGTTCCGGGGCGGTGAGCAGGTGTAGCGACTGTGTGCTGCTAAGTGTGGGTGCCTCTTGTAAAACCACTGCGCATCAGGCAGGATGAGCCCCTGCAGAGGGCAGGTGCGCCCCTCGGGCCCTGCTTCACCACACCCACACCTCGCCCCCACCAAGATCAAGATCCGCTCGGTGACTTGGCGGATTTCTGGGGTGGGGCGCGGGGTGGAGCAGGACCTTAAATATAAGGCCTGCAGGTCCTCCCCACTTCCTGCCGCACTTGCACTCCGCCGCCGTCAGTGAGTACGGTCTGGaccgggtggggggaggggccggcTGAGCCACCCCCTCTCCTAGCGGTCTGACCCCCAGTCTGCCCGCCTGCGGGGGTCCTCCTTCATCGTCCTGTCTGCCTGTCTCTCCTAGTGCCGCCCTACACCATCGTCTACTTCCCGACCCGAGGTGCGGCCCCTGCTCCCTTAGGAGGGCGAAGGGCACAGACAGGGGCCCCAGCAGGACTCCCAGTCTGGACAGCCCGAGGCGGAGGGGGAGGCGGAGGCGGGATCCCCCGGAGGGCGGGGCCGGGATCACAGGCCGGGCCTCATCCTCTCTGGAGCCAAGGGCGGTGCGCTCTATCCATCTGTCTCTGGTCCCTTCCTGGGGCGCTGTGGGCTGGGTCTGTGGGCCTCCCtgtcctcccccgcccccgccccccccgcaagACACGCCGGGGGCTCCACTCTTTCTCCACGGTCCATGTGCCCCGCAGCAGGCTCGGAAGCTAGAGTTTGTCCTGTCCCCAGGTCCAGTTCCCATACTCCTGACTTCCCCAGGGCGCTGCGAGGCTGGAGTCTCGGCCCATCCCCACTACcccgtcctcccctcccccagggcgcTGCGAGGCCATGCGCATGCTGCTGGCCGACCAGGGCCAGAGCTGGAAGGAGGAGGTGGTGACCAAGGAGTCCTGGCTGCACGGCCCACTCAAGGCCTCCTGTGTGAGTGACCGTGCTGAGGCAGCAGCTGGGCCTTTACGGGGCAGCACGAGGGTGCGGGGCAGCGGAGCTCAGCGCCCCTCAcgagcccttccccctcccagctgTACGGGCAGCTCCCCAAGTTCCAGGATGGAGACCTCATTCTGTACCAGTCCAATGCCATCCTGCGACACCTGGGCCGCTCCTTTGGTGAGTCCTGAGGTCGAAGGCAGCCCAGTCCAGAAAAGCACCTGAAGGGTCCCGCCAAGATGTCCTGGGGCCTGAGTTGCTGCCATCGGTCCTGTGGCTGGAGGGCAGGCCACATGGCCCTAGAGgaaggggcagggcctgggttagGAGGGTTCTCGGTTATAGGGCTGGGGCTGCcggtctcccccaccccccagggcagGGGCCGTACAGGTCTGGCTAGCCTCCAGCCAGTCAGTACCACATGGGTTCACTGCGCCTGTTTGCTGGATGACAGCTCAGAGGCAGTCACCAGCCGCCACGTGTGTGCTGCTATAGGCTAGAGCCACTGTGGGTGTGCCCAGGAGCTTCAGAGTAGACCTCCTGCCCGTTTCTTCCTGCTCTGGCCTCATCTGAATCTGGAAAACCCATGCACAGTGAGCAGGCCTGTGGCCTTGTTTCAAGGGTGCCGGGAATGTGGCTCAGGGAGGTGCTTGCCTCGTCACTGGATGTCTTGGCGGGGAAGGGGGGTCCCAGGAGGACAGAAGAGCAGTGGGAgcagccaggcccaggcccacccTGACTTCTGCAGCCCCAGGGTGAGAGGACAGAGGCCTCCAGCCGCGGCCTGCTTCCCCGCCTCCCACCCCACGCTCTCCTGCACTCGGACACACCAGTCTGCAGAGCCGAGTTCCGTCCAGGCCCCGCAAACAGCCACTCCTCTGGCCTAGGGAAGCATGATCAGAGGCTTGGCCCCCACGTGCAGGGGGAGAACCTGGAGGAAGGGCTTGGGGCGATGTGGGCAGGGAATTTCTGACTCCCAGGGACCCAGGGTGTGGTCTCAAAGACAAGCGTGGGCTTCTGCTGGGTATGTTCCTTGGGCTCGTGGAGATGGGAGCAGCAGAGTTGGGCAAAGAGGACCCTCCGACGCAGGGGACCTGGTTTCCCAGCCCTGAGGCCTGCAGGCTtctgggggagaggggagcagcGGGGCACCAGCCTAGACCGAACCTGACCCTCTGCCTGGCCGCTGACCCAGGGCTCTACGGCAAAGACCAGAGAGAGGCAGCGCTGGTGGACGTGGTGAACGACAGTGTGGAGGACCTCCGCAGGCTCTGCAGCCACATCATCCACCACGACCATGTGAGCAGGCCGGGCTTGCACTCAGGGCCGGGGCTGGGAGGCCGCCCGGGCCAGACATGCCACGGGCCGCCACGGGCATTGCTCTCTTTCACAGGAGGAGGACAAGGCCCAGTATGTTCAGGAGCTGCGGGGGCACCTAAAGCCTTTTGAGACCCTGCTGTCCCAGAACCAAGGGGGCCAGGCCTTCATTGTGGGCGACCAGGTGAGTGCTGGGTCCAGCCCATTGTAGGTCCATTTCTCAGAAGGGCAAACCGAGACCAGAGCAGGGCCATGACTGGTTCACTGGAGTAGCCAGAGTTCTGGACCCCATAGCCCCCCTCTCTCTTGACCCCATTCAAACCCCCTCCCGCCCCCTGTCCTGCAGATCTCCTTCGCAGACTATAACCTCCTGGACCTGCTGCTGAGTCACCAGGTCCTGGTCCCCGGCTGCCTGGACTCCTTCCCCCTGCTCTTGGCCTACGTGGCCCGCCTCAGCGCCCGGCCCAAGCTCAAGGCCTTCCTGGCCTCCCCGGAGCACGTGAACCGCCCCATCTTTGGAAGCCGCAAGATATGAGCCCACTCGGCCTCCCCTGGCAGACGGGCTGCCCTTGGAACCAATAAACGTGGTGAGAGGAAAGCTGTGCTGTGGTCACTGAGGGACCGGGTGGCCACAGGGGGccctctgccccttcccaggCTGCTTTTCGGAAgatgagggctgggctgggccctggAAAAGCCGTAGGTCCCCAGAGCggccaggagacaaagaggagtCCCAAGTCCAGAGAGGAAGATGAGATCCCAAACCTCAAAGACCTACCCTGGACAACTTCCTGCAGGAGGGGGTTGACCTCCCCAGGGGTACCCATGGCCATGGCAACCTGGGAACCATCTCCATCGGGGAGAAGGGGCACCGTGTAGGGGACAGACAGTCCCCGACGTCTCTGTGATGAGTTCTGTCGTCCGGCACGGGCAGGGCGGTTGGTCTCTGCACACTCAGGTGCTGTGCACACATACCGCTTGGGAGTGACACGCACGCTCGGGTGTTTCACCCGAGTGAATGCCGACGCTGTCCATTCTCTGTGTCCCCCACAGTCACCCGCAGGCAGGGCCCAGGTGTATGGCTGAAGGCAGACCTGGGAGCTCTGGGCTCCTCATGCTGCTTGGGAAGCCGGgagcggggtggtggggggagtggACAAGGGTCTCCTCCAGCTCCCGGAGCCTCTGTCAGCCCTCGGCCGGAGCACCCTGCCACCTGCCCGGTCGCAGCCCGTCTCTCCCCTCCCGAAAGACTGTGAACGCCTCCCGCCTCCTGTGGCACCCTCAGCCTGTCCGGCCCCTCCCGCTGGGTCTTTGGACAAAGTGGAGTCAGATAATTCCAGAATGCCTGGCACTCCCAGTGCAGAGCTCTCATGGCTTCTTGCTGCCCTTCAGGCAAAGTCCGCAGCCTGAGGAGCCTGCCAGGCCCTCCTAGATCTGAACTCTTTGGTCTCCAGAAcattccccacccccctgcctggTTCACCCTTAGAGCTGCTCTTGGCTCTCCAGACAGCCCAGCCCTCCCGCCCCTCCCAGCCTTTGTTCCTGTGGTCTCCTCTGGACCCCCACTCTCCCCGCCACCCCCCATGGCCACGCCCGATCAGCCCTCAGCTCACTGCCCCTCTGCTGTGGCCAGGTGCCCTGGGCATTTCCCCCTCTCCTGTAGCTCCACTCTGTGGGGTCTGGTCTGCCCAGTGGTCTCTGCTCCAACCCTCCTCCTTTGAGGTCAAAGAGCCCATCAGGTTAATTTCTGTCTCCCCCGCCCCCAGGTGAGGTGCTGACTCACCTTTACCCGTCAGGAAATGGGTGTGCAAACACCCGCAAGAGCTGCCTCTTTGTGTCTGCGACTCTCTACCTCcatgggggaggccacagggcCTCAGTAGTGCCCCCCTCACCCCCATCAACCGAGCCTGTTTCATAAGGGTCTCTTATCTCAGGCCTGTCCTAGTTCACAGACCTGGTGGCCCCGCTCCA is part of the Kogia breviceps isolate mKogBre1 chromosome 7, mKogBre1 haplotype 1, whole genome shotgun sequence genome and harbors:
- the CABP2 gene encoding calcium-binding protein 2 → MVQGPMGNCAKRPRHRGPKDCRQWPGSPPRGSRHGLGPSPEELGSPGPGVQGCYSVLSSLVGPACVFLRPSIAATQLDRELQPEEIEELQAAFQEFDRDRDGYIGCQELGACMRTLGYMPTEMELIEISQQISGGKVDFDDFVELMGPKLLAETADMIGVRELRDAFREFDTNGDGCISLGELRAALKSLLGERLSQRDVDEIFHDIDLNGDGLVDFEEFVRMMSR
- the GSTP1 gene encoding LOW QUALITY PROTEIN: glutathione S-transferase P (The sequence of the model RefSeq protein was modified relative to this genomic sequence to represent the inferred CDS: deleted 1 base in 1 codon), which produces MLVKPLLCGFLGAGNQSLPQTGCGGARICPPAGVLLHRPVCLSLLVPPYTIVYFPTRGRCEAMRMLLADQGQSWKEEVVTKESWLHGPLKASCLYGQLPKFQDGDLILYQSNAILRHLGRSFGLYGKDQREAALVDVVNDSVEDLRRLCSHIIHHDHVSRPGLHSGPGLGGRPARHATGRHGHCSLSQEEDKAQYVQELRGHLKPFETLLSQNQGGQAFIVGDQISFADYNLLDLLLSHQVLVPGCLDSFPLLLAYVARLSARPKLKAFLASPEHVNRPIFGSRKI